The genome window TTAAATACTCCGTTTACAAACCCCGCCGAACTTTCCGAACAAGTTACCTCGCTCAATGTTCCAGATAGCGGACAAGTTGCCAATTTTGAAGAAGTAGAACCGTACAATAAACTCGCAGAACAGTTTTTAGTTCAAGGTAAAATTAAAGAGGCGATCGCAGCTTGTCAGCAAGCGCTAAAAATTCGACCGGATTTCATCTACGCTTACGTCACTTTAGGTAATGCCTTGCAAGCAGAAGGCAAAACTGAAGCTGCGATTCGATCGTATTCTCAAGCCCTAGTGTTGCAGCCAAATTTTGCGGAAGTGCGCGCCAATATCGGCAGTATGTATTTCAAAATGGGGCGTTTGGAAGAAGCGATCGCCCATTACCAGCAAGCCATCGCCCTGAGTCCCGATTTAGCGGGAGCTCACTGGAATTTAGGGAAAGTATATCACCAACACGGCAACATCGAAGCAGCGATCGCCTGTTTTAAAAGAACATCCGAACTCAACCCGCAGCTAGTCGGTGCCGACTTCCACTTTAACTTAGGTAATCGACTTTTCAGCCAAGGAAAGCGCGACGAAGCCATCGAATGCTACGAAAAAGCGATCGCCATTAAACCGGATTGGGCCGAAGCTTACGGTAACATCGGCAGCGCGCGATCGCAACAAGGCAATCTCGAAGCCGCCATCGCTTACTATCAGAAAGCTGTAGCTTTAAAGCCGCACTTAGAAGTTTTGCACTTCAATATAGCCAACTCTTTTTTACAGCAAAACAAGTACGACGAAGCAATTACTAATTATCAAAACACTCTGAAAATTAAGCCCGACTGGCCGGAAGTTCACGCTAACCTCGGCAATTGTTTTTCCATGCAGGGGCGGCTGGAAGAAGCTCTAGCCAGCTATCAGCAAGCTCTGGGATTAAAACCGAATTGGGCAGAGGTTTACTGCCGGATGGGACACATTCAGAAACAAGATAAGCCGTTGGAGGCGATCGCCAATTTTGAAAAGGCGATCGAATGCAACCCCAATTTTAGCGAAGCCTACCAACAACTGTGCGACTTGCTAAGCCATTCCACCAACCTCGCCGGAGCCCGCAGCGTAGCCGACAAATACTGCGAAAACTGCGGCGAAAATGCCCCAGTCATGTCAGCTACAGCCTACGTCTTTTCCTACCTGCAATCAGGTGTCAGCAAACAGGCAATTCAAAAACTCGAAGAAATCGAAAAACTCTGCTACGAAAAGGTCGAAACCTTTAGCGTAATCGAACTAAAACTGCTCTACGAAATCTTCCTGTTTGCAGTTTCTCACCTGCGAGACAACCGCGAAAAAAATGCCAGCTTCTACCGACTAATTGCCAAAGAATACTACCAAAAAGCCGTCCCGCTGCGGCAGCAAGTTAACAGAAGCAACCTAGCCAATTACCAAACCAAAGAACAGCGTCCTTTAAAAATCGGCTTCCTTTCCAAACACTTCCGCCGCCACTCGGTAGGCTGGTGCAGCGAAGCTTTAATTCGCGAATTAAGCCACATCACCCCCCACGTTCACCTTTACGTCACCGGCAAACTCCACCGAGATGAAGTTACGCAGCGGTTTGAAGACATGGCGGGCAAGTTTTACTGGCCTAAAAAATATCCAAACGGCTTTGCTGATGGCGGTGAAATCTTCGCCGAAGTAGCGCAAGACAACTTGGATGTTTTGATAGACTTAGACTCGATGACAGTGCCAACAAATGTGGAAGTTTTATACCAATATCCTGCGGGAATTTGCGTTTCTTGGCTGGGATTCGACGCACCCTACATTTCAGATAATCACTACTTTCTGTGCGACGAACACACTCACCCCCCTGGTGTTGAAAAAAATTACTTAGAACAGTTAGTAAGATTGCCTGCTTGTTCGGTAGCAATTGGCGCACTGCAAAGCATTCCTGTAAATCGAGAGGCGATTAGAAACGCTCTCGGAATTGGCTTAGATCAAATGACTTATCTGTGCGTTGCGCCTGGGAGAAAAACCAATCCCGAAATGGTACGAGCTCAAGTTCAAATCCTTAAGGAAGTACCAGATAGTTTGTTAATCCGCAAAGGTCAAGGCGACCCCGATGTTATTCACAGCACTTACCGCCAAGAATGCGAAATTCAGGGAGTAGATTTTGGTCGGATTAAGTTTATAGGTCAAACCAGAAGTGAAGAAGAACATCGCGCTATTTATTATGTAGCCGACGTGCTTTTAGATTCCTATCCTTACAACGGGGGAACTCACAATTTAGAGGCTTTGTGGGCGAATTTGCCAGTGGTAACTCGCTCCGGCGACCAATATCTTTCGCGCATGGGTTACGCTTTTCTGAAAAGTGCAAATCTTGATGTCGGTGCGGCCTGGAGTTGGGAAGAATACACGCAGTGGGGAGTTAAGTTTGGCCGCGATGCTGGTTTCAGAAATGCGGTGAAAGAGCATTTAGTAAAATCTAAGCAGCCAGAACATCTCGCACCTTTGTGGAATCCTAAAAAGTTGGCTGAGGATATGTATGGGGTGTTTCAAAAACTTTTGTCAGTTGACGGTTGACGGTTGACTGTTGACTGTTATTGGTTATTAGAAGGAAAAATTTCCGCATCTCTCACTCTTCCCCTCTTTCTGTGAAGTCTTGTAACAATCTTCGTGGAAATGCGTAAAAATTCCGCGCCGAGTCTGATAGATAAATAGCTGATTCATAGTACCGCGATCGCACTAACTTTATGCCAGTTAGGGCGATCGCTTTTTTAGTAACACCACTTTCAAAAAAGAATGCAACTGCAGACAAGCTCGAAGCCAGCAGCTTCATCACTAAGTCCCAAATCTAAAATCTCAAATCTAAAATAACCTGACTACTCACTAATCGCCACTCGATCGCGCCCGCCAGACTTAGCTCGATACAGTGCCTTATCCGCAGCTTCAATCAACATTTTCGGGGAATTTTGACTTGGTGAAACTGCCGCAACTCCCAAGCTGAGAGTCACAGAATCACTGACAACAGACTTGATGTGGGGAATTGCCAAAGCTTTGACGCGGCTGCGGATGCTCTCAGCAACCGCCTGTGCAGCCACGATATCCGTATTTGGCAAAATTACCCCAAATTCCTCGCCACCGTACCTAGCAGCCAAATAGAGGCGTTCTGCGGGTGCGTTTGTGCAAGCATCCCCGATCGCCCGCGCCACTTGCTGCAAACAAGCATCCCCGGCTTGGTGGCCGTAATTGTCGTTGTAAAGTTTAAAACAGTCAATGTCGCACATAATCAAAGATAGCGGTTCCGAAGAGCTCGATCGCTCCCATTCCCGGTTGATCACCTCGTCAAATCGGCGGCGGTTAGCTAGCTGAGTCAGGCTGTCCAAATTCGCCAACCCGTCCAACCGCTGGTTGGCAGCAGCTAGCTGCTGGTAAACTAAAGATTGTTCGATCGCGATCGCCACTTGAGTACCCAACTGACTCAGCAAATCCATATCAAATTGCTGCCACTGGCGGGGTGCCGAACAGTGGTGGGCAATCAGCAAACCCCACAACTTCGGCACTTGACAAGAACCGTTACCTTCCCGAGGTTCTATTCCCTGCTGGACAATCGGCACTACCAAATTTGCCTTCACCTGACACCCCGCCAAAAAATTCATGTGACACTCGGTCAAATTAGAAGCATGAATATCCTCGATGGCGCGAATGCGACCCTTTAAATACTGTCCGATGTAAGTATTGGCAAAACAGCAATCGTCAATTCCCATCCCCTTGAGTGGCATCCATCCTTCTCCAACCGACTCCACCACCACATCTCCGTTCCAGTCGGGTCGGAAGCGGAAAACCAGCACGCGATCGGTTGCCAAAAACTCCCGCACTTCCGCTACTGTAGTGTTGAGAATATCTTGGATATCCAGAGAAGAACGGATGCGCGATTGAATCTGCGCGATCAGGCGTTCCCGTTCTATTTGTTGCCGCAGCGCGACTTGGGCTTGCTTGCTTTTAGTAATGTCCCGACCTTCCGGCAGCAACAATACTATTTTGCCCGTTTCATCCGCGACCGGTTTGAGAGAAAAATCAACAGTTGCCGTCCGATTTACACCTTGAACTTCGACTTCATAGCGGACAAATTCACCTTTTGCCGATCGAGAAATCGCCTCTTGCAACTGTTCCTGAACTTCCTCAGAATCTCCCCACCAAGGCAACCGCCAAAACGGTTTATTGGCCACATCCCGTAGCTTAATTCCCGCAAAATCCAGAGAAGTTTGGTTAGCTTCCAGCAGAGTGCCGTCCGGTTTCAATAAGCTCACAAATTGGAAAGAAGAATCAAAAATTGCCCGAAAGCGCCTTTGAGAATCTCCCAACATTGCCGTCACCTTTTCGCGGGAGGTAATATCGCGGAAGCGCCACACCCTGCCAATAATATTTTGTCCGACTCGAATCGGCTGCGTGTAGCGCTCAAAAGTGCGGCCGTCTTTAAATTCTAGAAGATCGCAGCCTTCCGACTCCGCATCCCTATAAAATTCTTTAACTCTCTGCAAAAAAGCTCTCGGATCTTTCACTTGCTTAGTGAGAAATGCCAGCCGCACCGTTCTATCCATTGAGTTTCTAACTTCTTCATAAATTCCCCACATTTGAACTAACTTTTCGTTATAACTAATCATTTCTCCGGCGGTAGTAACGGCGAGAATGCCGTCTGCCGTTGCTTCTAAGGTAGCGTGCAGCAGAGACCGCGATCGCTCTAATTCTGCTGCGGTCAATTTGCGTTCCGTGAGGTCTCGGACTGCTTTTACCTGGACTAAACGACCTTCCCAAAAAACGAATTTGCTGCGAACGTCAGCAGGAAAAGCAGTTCCATCTCGCCTGAGAAAAATAGTTTCACAGACTGTATTGCTGGCTGCCGAAATCATTTGCGGCGCCTGTTTGTATGATTTCGGCGACAGTAGTTCCAGCAAGCTCATTCCCGCCATTTCCGCAGGTTCGTAACCGAAAAGTTGGGCAAAATTGCTGCTGACGCTCAAAATTGTCTCGCGGTCAGCCACGGCAACTGCTTCAAAATAAGCTTCGCATTCGAGCAAGTGCGCTGCTGAGTAGCTGGTGCCATTTGCGCCGGAAGAATAGCTGTTGTTAATTAACTGTTGCAATTGCGTATTTGCCGAGTACAAAGCGGTCATGGCTTGCCTGTACATAGCAGTACGTTTTTCGACTTTTTGTGTGAGGCGATCGCGATATTCTCGCAGTTCTTTTTCGACTCTAATTAAATCAGTAATATCTACGGCAAACACGATTACACCAGCGACTTTACCTGTTTCGTCGCGGTAAGGTATTTTATCTGTCCGCACCCAGCATTTTTGACCCGAAACTGTTGGTAGCAGTTCGACTTGCCCCTGCTTGGGAACGCCGGAATTGATTACTTCCAAATCTTCTAAATAATATTGCTCTGCTTCGTCTGGATAGATTTCATAAAAAGATTTACCTTCTAATTGAGCTGCGGGCAAACCTCTCGATGCAGCGGCGGCTTGATTAATTCGCAGCAGGCGACTTTCGGTATCTTTGAGCCAAATCATCGCCGGCACGGAATCAAAAATAATTTGTTGTTCTTGTTGCTGCAGGCGTAGTTCGGCTTCTGCTTGTTTTCTTTTAATTATTTCTTTTTGCAGTTTTTGGTTAGCTTTTTTGAGTTCAGCAGTGCGTCTTTCTACTCTTTCTTCTAGTTGATCGTAGTATTGGGTCAGCAAGTTTTGCTGCTGTTCGTGCCGCAGTGCTTCTAATTTTAACTTTTCGCTAGCTGACAAACTTGAGGATACAAAATCTGCTAATATTTGGGTAAATTCGTGTTCTTCTTCCGTCCAATCACCGTCGGAACCCTGGCGTTCGGCGCTGACTATTCCCAACCTTTGACCTGCTAGCACAATCGGTACGTTTAACAGGGAAGTCGTGCCCCGATCGAGCAAATAAAGACTGACAAGTTCTCGTGTTCTCGGGTCATTTTCTGCTGCCACAGTAGCGATCGCACTTGCAGATTTTAAAGCTTGAAAATATGCCGGACAGTCGGCTGCTGTGATGATTATTTGTACGGAATGGAGTTTAGTATTTTGTTCGTAAAGGTCGATGCAGTGAAGCTGCGTTTTGTCTTCGCCATACAGCCAAATACTGGCTCGATCGCAGTTGACAATACTGACAGCGGTTTCTGTTACTTCGCGGATGAAGTCTTCTATATTGTTGCGTTCTTTAAGTTGACTTTTGGCTAATTTTGCGATCGCTAAAGTTGGACTGCGCCAATTTCCTCTCTGGTGGGGCGACCGGGGTGACTGCGAAGCAGCCTTAATTTCTTCGCAAACTAACAGTACAGCCGGCCGTTGGAAATTCGCAATTGAGCGACCATTGGTATTTTCCTCTATTTTCCAATTTACCGCAGGCATTGGGCGCGCGGTTGCTTTTACCCTAATAATCCTGCCGTCTTTGCAAGTTAAGCAGCCTTCCCAACAAGCAATTTTTGGAGTTGGCGTACCGTTTTCCGGCTGGGCTAATCGGGCAAATTCTGCCTGCATTTTCCCTTGCTCTTGGCAGTAAAATATGTTAAAAATTGAATGACAAATTAATTCCTGCGATTTGTAGGCGAGGCGAGACGCGCCGAATTGATTGAGCGAAAAAACTCTTCCCAAAGCGTCTAGAACGAAGTAAATGCCCGGAAAATTCTCGTAGAGAGTTTCATACCAATCTTGTTCGACTTGTTGGCTGCACGAAAGTTTTGCTGTCGCGAACTCGCCGTCCGTGTCGCTCAAGTGAGAATAGTTAGTTTCGGGGTTGCTTGAATGACTTTTTTTAGCAAACACTTTTAGCTTAACTCGACTGTAATTAATTTTACCTTCTGGAATTTAACTTTTTTGTGAAACTAAATTAAACCTGTTGTTTGAAAAAAGTTACAAGTTGTAACAAAAATGCCACTTGTCCAGCGTGCTGGTTTTCACTTCCCCATCCAACCACTGTGTTTGTTTGTAGCTGGTACACGGTTTGCCGACAATATTTCCCGCTAGTTGCAATGCCAGCAGGTTTAGCTGCAATTACCCAGTCTGTACTTTTAGCATCCTAGACAATAAAAAAAACCTGAAATCAATGGTTTTAAGTATATATGATAACACTCAAATACCTAGTATTGGGACTGACCTACTTCGGATTCGGTTTGGGATATTTGCCGGGGCTGCGGATGAACAGGGCAGCGATTGCAATTATGGGGTCAGCTTTTGTGGTGGCTTTGGGGATACTCGACCTGAAAACTGCTTGGGAGGCGATCGACCCCAATACGATCGTTTTTTTGCTGGGAATGATGGTCGTTAATTCCGCTTTGGGAGCATCGGGTTTTTTTCAACTCGCTTTGGAGTTTTTAACTCGCTTTACTCGTTCTCCTTTCGGCATTATGGTGGCCGTTACTTTTGGCAGCGGCATTCTATCGGCATTTTTTCTTAACGACACTACTGCTATTTTGCTGGCCCCTTTAATACTGAGTCTGACTCGCTCTTTGTCTCTCAATCCTATCCCTTATCTTTTGGCTTTAGCCGGAGGTACTAATTTAGGTTCGGTGGCGACTGTCAGTGGGAATCCGCAAAATATTCTCGTCGGTTCTTTTTCGGGAATTAGTTATTTAGAATTTGCCGGCTCTCTCGCCCCAGTCGCTTTAATTTGTTTGCTGGTTCAAGTAGCTTGGCTGTGGTTGCTTTATCCAGAAGTGCGTTCTTGCAAATCTTTGCCGGAGGTTCCCCAAGTCCGCTATCGATTGTTCAAGCCTTTACTGGCAAAAAGTTTGTGGGTGACAGCAGGACTTTTGGTAGCTTTTTTAGCGGGTGCACCTTTAGCAGAATCTGCCTGGATAGCTGCCAGTGTATTGTTAATTACTAGGCGCGTCAAGTCCGATCGCATTTTGCAAGGCGTTGACTGGAATTTGCTAGTAATGTTTGCGGGATTGTTTGTGGTGACTAAAGCAACTCAACAACTGGGTTTGTTGGACAATTTAACTAATTTGACGGGTACGCCGCTGAGTTTGTTGGGAGTAACGGTAATTCTTTCTAACTTAATTTCTAACGTACCCGCAGTGTTAGTTCTGCAATCGGTGATTGTCAAAACAGATACGCAAGCTTGGCTGTTGTTGGCGGCGGGTTCTACCCTGGCGGGGAATTTAACTTTGTTGGGTTCTGTGGCTAATTTAATTGTAGCTGAAGTTGCAGGAAAATCAGGCGATTTGCTGACTTTTAAAGAACATTTGCGGTTCGGGCTGCCGCTGACTTTCGTTACTTTGGGAATAGCTTATTTTTGGCTGTACTAAAAGGCTATAATTATTGCACCATCGTGCTCGTACAATTAAATTTTAGCTTTGGGATTTTACCTGTGCCAACTGATTTTTTTTCCATGAACCGCAGAAATTCACAGGCGGGACGCCTGTTCCACAGAGGGTGGAGAGGGGAGATGAGAAGAGAATAAATGAAAGGGAAAGATGTAGGTTTACAGCCGAGTCCAGATTTCGGTATAAAGTCTTTAGGTGTCTGTTTTGGGGACAACTGCAAAACTCGCGATTTTCCAAGGCTCTATCTTAAATCCTCGTCCTTCGGGCAACTTTTCAGACAAATTGGCAGGCCGTTCTAACAAATCTACTGGCTCTACAATTTCTAATCCCAAGTCACTGTTGAATTCTAGCACAGTCTCCTTCCCCTCGGATTCGCAACACCGCAAAATCCACACGTTAGAATCGTCTTCCGACTGTTTGAAAGCCATCAAAACTAAATTGTCGGCCGACAAATCCAAGAATTTACCAACAGCAGGTAAACTCTTGTTTCGATTTTCTCCCAACTGCGGCAACACCTTTACTAGCAGCGGCAAATTCAACTCGCAGCCGCGCCTAACTGTGCCGGCCTCTTGCCAATTTCCGCTGTGGGGATACACTGCACAAGTAAATTCGGAAACTCCTACATCTGCTTGTCCATCCGGCCAAGTCGAACCCCGAAGCAAAGTCAGCCGAATTCGATTCGGTTGAAGGTCGCAACCGTATTTGCAATCGTTGAGCAAACTCACTCCAAAACCGTCATTGCTGATATCAGTCCAGCGCAAAATCGGCACTTCCCATTTGGCTTTTTCGGCGGGTGTTTGCGGCTTGGTTGTGCGTGCGATCGCACCGCCGGGAATTTCGCAAGTTGCCAAATCTGCTTCTACATTTAACCCAAAGGCTGCTTTTACTAAAACGTGCTTTTCCTGCCAATCTACAACTGTCTTGATTTTCAGCAGCGGCGAACCTATTTCTACTATATAATCTTGGCAAAACTCCGATTTGCCAATTTGTCGGACTACCCGCAAACTCTGCCGTATTTCTCCCTGTGCTATCCAGGAAATATCTTTCAGTATCGGCGCTGGTAGTTGATGTTTTTCATAATTTGGATCGATGTTCCAAGCATCCCAATATTGACCGCTGTCTTGAAATGCTTGCAGTTGATTGCCGCCTGCTGCATTCAGGACTTCTCGGTTATTTACTTTATCCCAAATGCTGGATAAATTGCCACTTTGGCCGTCTACTGTTGCCCGAATAAATTCATTTTCTACAACCATTTGTGCGGCTGCAAAATGCGTTTCTTGACAAGGTGTGTTTTTTTGTGCTATACCGTATGTAAGTTGTGATAACTCTGTCTTTTTTTCGGTTTCTGGACTTGCGGACGCATTATCTACAGTTTGAGCGTCTTCGCGACACAGCCAAAACACCCGGTAGCCAACGGCGGGGAGATGATTTGCCCAGAATAACAGTGTAGATTGCGATTGCGGTCGATCGCCCCTGACAATCTGCGACACCAATCGCCGTCGGGAAAAATCGTAAATTTGCCAAGCTGAATCAGCGGCATCGGGAAGCGGTACGGCGACAACTTCAGAGCGCGACCAATTGAGAGTATTGAAAATCAAAATCGGTTGAGCGTCGGGCGCCGGAGGATTCGGCAGAGAAATTTGAGCCGAGATGGCATCCAAAGATTTTAGCAGGATTTCGCGACAAGCGCGATCGACCTCCGCAAAGGCTAGATTAGCATCCGTGTAAACTTGGGCGATCGCAGAACCGGGCAAAATATCGTGAAACTGGTTAAACAAAATTTGTTTCCAAGCAGATTCTAACTCGGATTTCGGATAAACCGCACCAGTACAAATCGTGGCCAGCGAAGACAGCAACTCCGCTTGGTAGAGCAATTCTTCGCAGCGGCGGTTTTGGCGTTTTTGGTCGGCGCGAGTCGTGTAGCAACCCCGGTGGAATTCTAAATAAAGTTCGTCTTTCCAAATCGGGAGAGTGCGGGGAATAGTTTTGAGTTGCGAGATGGGAGAATTTGCATCCGAAATTGCCGACAAGTTTGAAAATTCTCGCGCCCGCAAATTCTCCTGATTGTCCGATTCTGGAACATCGCTTTCTGGCCTAGTTGTCGCAACTTCCGGCAAAAACTGACTCTCAATCAAAGACAAATAATCAACCGCTTTCGCAAACTCCAACTTCGGGAAAAAAGGCGACATTTTCCAGCGTTTCGCCACCTCCAACATATCACGAGTTGGGCCGCCGCCGTGGTCGCCAACTCCAGGCAACCAAAGAGCATCTTGCAAACCAGTCTTAACTTGCCAGTCAAAAGCATAACTTGCCATTTTCACAGCTTCTATGCTTTCACCAATTGGAGCAGACATCATGCTAAATATTTTAGTACCGTCCAACCCTTCCCACCAAAACACACCGTGCGGAAATTCCGTTGTATCGTTCCACCGCAACTTTTGCGTCACAAAATAATCAACTCCGCCTTGCCGCAAAATCTGAGGTAATTGCCACCCAAAACCGAAAGTATCCGGTAGCCAAGCCACCCGCATCAATTCCCCAAAATTTTCTTTTGCATAACGCTGTCCGTAAAAAACTTGCCGCACCATTGATTCAGCGGAAATCAAGTTTAAATCCGGTTCTAACCACATCCCGCCGACAACTTCCCAACATCCGACAGCCACCTGTTTTTTAATCGCAGCAAATAAGTCCGGCCGATGTTGTTCCATCCAAGCATAAAGCGCCGGAGTAGAATGACAGAAAATCAAATCGGGAAACTCCGATTGCAATTTCAATACCGACTCAAAAGTTCGCTTTGCCGCTTCCCAAGTTTCCGGGACAGGCCACAGCCAAGCTAAGTCTAAATGAGCGTGACCCACCAAATAGATTTTACCTGTATATATAGATGTCAGCTCACCACTTTCTCCTATATATATAGATGTAGCATTGCCATTTTCTCCAACCTCCGAAACTTCCTCTCTTCTTCCTCCCTCTGCGGCCTCTGCGGCCTCTGCGGTTCCCTCATCTAAATCCCCAGAAAAATATCTCCGATCGCCACTTTCTCCTATATATATAGATGTAGCGTTACTATTTTCTCCAACCTGCGAAACTTCCTCTCTTCTTCCTCCCTCTGCGGCCTCTGCGGCCTCTGCGGTTCCCTCATCTAAATCCCCAGAAAAATATCTCCGATCGCCACTTTCTCCTATATATATAGATGTAGCATTGCTATTTTCTCCAACCTCCGAAACTTCCTCTCTTCTTCCTCCCTCTGCGGCCTCTGCGCCCTCTGCGGTTCCCTCATCTAAATCCCCAGAAAAAGCCCGCAGATATCCCAGTAAATTGTGCCGCAAAACCGACAGCGAGCGATCGAACTTTTCGCGATCGCGCACCGCCGACCAATCGATCGAACCAAGCGCCAAATCAATCTCAGATTTCAGCAATTCCCCCTTGACAAACATGGGGTTATTTGCTATTATTTCGGTGGAGAGGTATTGGGAATTTATAAAATCTAAATTTAGAGTTAGCGAATTTTGCAAAATCTCTAATTCGGCAGCTACAAAACCCGGATCGAAACAAGAAGAGTCAGCAGCTTCATACAAACAAATCGATCGCACTAAAGCACCGCTATCGTGACCCGGACTTACCAACCGCAAAATTACTAAAAATTCATCTCCAGGATTAGCCGACGAACTCAACAAAACTCGATCGGCAAAATCAAATAAATCTCCCCGTCCGACTAACTCGCCGTTCACAAAAATTTGAGCATCTTCTGCCCACCAAGTCAAGCCCAGCAGCAACCGCAAACCAACCACAGGATAGCCGTGCAAATTGTCAGGAATTACAAATTGCTGGCCCAGATACAAAACTTGCTTCCCCGACGGCCAAGCAATATGTCCTTTGCCGTTAAGTTCGGCAACAGGCCCGTTACAAATATTTACCGAAGAGACAGCAGAGTCAGAATCGCAGTACCTCCAACCAGACTGAACCTCCACTTGACTGAGGCGGCGCAACTTTTCGACAGTGGCAAAAATATTGTTGCTAGCAGGTGACACAGAAGCGCTCATATTTGGCTAAAATAAAACTTGTGTATTAATCAAAAATCGGATTGAACCGCCCCGACGCCAAGGACGCGAAGAAATAAAGGTTTCAGAGGGTTTGAAGCGGAGATTAAGATCTCGCTTTGATTTTACAGCAATATTCAGCAATTCCGGCGCGAATCAAAAATCTGAATTCAATAATTAAACTTATGTCCAACGGTTACTACGGCCCCTACCAAAGCCGATTATTAAATTTTATATCGAAACAGTCCCGCCAAGTCGCCGACAATTGCGATCGAACTTGGCGTCAAATTAAAGAAGCAACTCTCACCGCCACCCAAATTCTGCTTTATCCAGCTTATTTGCTGGTGCAAAGTTCCCGAATGCTGGGCCGACAGTTGCGGGAATCAAGCCAAAAAGTAGATTTACCGGAACTGCAAGAATTTGGCGGCGACGAAAACCCCGATTTGCCGCCAAATTGGTATCAGGGGGAAGTTGCCGAGGAAAATTCGATCGCGGAAATTTTGCACCTCGCCGAAAATTTGCTAAACTCGTCGCAAACTGCGAAAACTTTAGCCAGCTTCCCGCTGTTAATCGATCGGGGAAATGCTGTTAACGATTTACCTCCGGCTATCAATTTTAGCGGACAAACCGCCAACCATCAAACCACTTCCGTCTTAGTACACCCGCTTGCTAAAACTCAATTAAAACCGCAACCGAAAGTTGAGGGAATTGCCAGTTTTATCCCAGCCCGCACTTTAGTATTGGTGGGAGGTGAAAATAAGATATTAGATATTTTGACACCCGAACAGCAGGAAATGCTTGAAGGTCGCATAACTTGGGAAGTAGCAAACTGCAGCCCCGAACGGCGGGAAATTACCCAAAAAGAATTAAAATTTAATCTAGGTTTGGAGTCGGCGGCCAAAAAAGCGCAGTTGCCGCCGGTGCGTCGTTTTTGGGAATTGATGGCATGGCTTCAGACGAGCCCGGTTGCTCTCAAAAGAAATCAGTTTGGAGAATCAATCCTCGCAGTTAAAAAATCGATCGACCGCAATGCCATCCTAGTTCAAAAAGCCCGCGCCCAGATCGAAGCAAAAACCGCACAGCAGTCAATTGCGGCATCGAATTCGATCGACCCCAATACCCCACAACTAGAAACTAATTTTAACAGCAAGTTCGATCGACCCGCTAATCCTCTCTCCTTTGTTACATTACTCGATCGCGCCGCCGTCAACCTCGAAGAATTTACCCTCCCGCCAGCGGCAAAAACAACCGCCCAACCCACAGAAAACCCCGGAGTCAAAATTAATACATCCGCCACAGACGCCAACGCAGATTTGTCCGCCCGCGACATCCTCGAAAAATACGCTCGAAACATCGAACAAATGATTT of Oscillatoria nigro-viridis PCC 7112 contains these proteins:
- a CDS encoding tetratricopeptide repeat protein; protein product: MLLKVFPAIRQSVPGTRLKVFSSMKVHQIDDNENQLFFGQLYRQCQETEGVEYVGSLPQPELVRQLPSVAVLAYPNTYLETSSIAVMEAMACGCRIVTSELAALPETTAGFARLVSMSGVENFASITNWKRAGQPDWEEYTRQFLEAVVGVLNEGRGTGGATAENHLRQQVEYINRCCTWSARSREWLEWLNIISVKPVRVAEQMIGNSLVGLEAVRDYFQKGNWLKDRGDLGGAIENYQKALEFNPEDAEVHKKLAEVYALQGEFEKAIASCNLAIKFKPNFAAAYLTMGNALHSQNKLEMAIQAYLQALEIQPEFAEASANLGSMYYKLGELEQAANYYQKALAINPQLSSVNLMLGSVLQQQEKLDAAIACYQKVLQQQPGDASAAEKLSSLLAQKQRQTTDSNFIELETESGAAQPVSVNKDEGYGLQPSSINLPPAPTTETLNTPFTNPAELSEQVTSLNVPDSGQVANFEEVEPYNKLAEQFLVQGKIKEAIAACQQALKIRPDFIYAYVTLGNALQAEGKTEAAIRSYSQALVLQPNFAEVRANIGSMYFKMGRLEEAIAHYQQAIALSPDLAGAHWNLGKVYHQHGNIEAAIACFKRTSELNPQLVGADFHFNLGNRLFSQGKRDEAIECYEKAIAIKPDWAEAYGNIGSARSQQGNLEAAIAYYQKAVALKPHLEVLHFNIANSFLQQNKYDEAITNYQNTLKIKPDWPEVHANLGNCFSMQGRLEEALASYQQALGLKPNWAEVYCRMGHIQKQDKPLEAIANFEKAIECNPNFSEAYQQLCDLLSHSTNLAGARSVADKYCENCGENAPVMSATAYVFSYLQSGVSKQAIQKLEEIEKLCYEKVETFSVIELKLLYEIFLFAVSHLRDNREKNASFYRLIAKEYYQKAVPLRQQVNRSNLANYQTKEQRPLKIGFLSKHFRRHSVGWCSEALIRELSHITPHVHLYVTGKLHRDEVTQRFEDMAGKFYWPKKYPNGFADGGEIFAEVAQDNLDVLIDLDSMTVPTNVEVLYQYPAGICVSWLGFDAPYISDNHYFLCDEHTHPPGVEKNYLEQLVRLPACSVAIGALQSIPVNREAIRNALGIGLDQMTYLCVAPGRKTNPEMVRAQVQILKEVPDSLLIRKGQGDPDVIHSTYRQECEIQGVDFGRIKFIGQTRSEEEHRAIYYVADVLLDSYPYNGGTHNLEALWANLPVVTRSGDQYLSRMGYAFLKSANLDVGAAWSWEEYTQWGVKFGRDAGFRNAVKEHLVKSKQPEHLAPLWNPKKLAEDMYGVFQKLLSVDG